One window from the genome of Streptomyces sp. NBC_00287 encodes:
- a CDS encoding LysR family transcriptional regulator, translating to MFDLHRLRLLRELKHRGTLAAVATALSYAPSSVSQQLSQLEAEVGVPLLEPVGRRVRLTAQAEILVAHTEAVLERLERAEADIAASLTDLTGTLRIASFQTAALALVPTALGLLRDQHPQLRVHVTHMEPEKALPALQARDFDLVLAEEYPGNPNPRPAELEQKDLLDDPLYLALPQPTDTGDADGPTAALRSLADHPWVMEPEDTAARHWAMTLCRSVGFEPDVRFETTDLLLHQRLVEQKHAAAFLPGLVWSGQPPTITLHRLPRGQRTRRIFTVARRGRSRHPAVQACRDALLHAVTLNSRQA from the coding sequence ATGTTCGATCTGCATCGGCTGCGTCTGCTCCGTGAACTCAAGCACCGCGGCACCCTGGCGGCCGTCGCCACCGCCCTCTCCTACGCCCCCTCCTCCGTCTCCCAGCAGCTCTCCCAACTCGAAGCCGAGGTCGGCGTCCCGCTCCTGGAGCCGGTCGGACGGCGGGTGAGGCTGACCGCGCAGGCCGAGATCCTCGTCGCCCACACCGAAGCGGTCCTCGAGCGTCTGGAGCGCGCGGAGGCGGACATCGCCGCGTCCCTGACCGACCTCACCGGCACCCTGCGCATCGCCTCGTTCCAGACGGCCGCCCTGGCCCTCGTCCCGACCGCGCTCGGCCTGCTGCGTGACCAGCACCCCCAACTGCGCGTCCACGTCACGCACATGGAACCGGAAAAGGCCCTGCCCGCGCTCCAGGCCCGCGACTTCGACCTCGTCCTCGCCGAGGAATACCCGGGCAACCCCAATCCGCGGCCCGCCGAACTCGAACAGAAGGACCTGCTCGACGACCCCCTGTACCTCGCCCTGCCTCAGCCGACCGACACAGGGGACGCCGACGGCCCGACGGCGGCGCTGCGCTCACTCGCCGATCACCCCTGGGTGATGGAACCCGAGGACACGGCCGCCCGGCACTGGGCCATGACCCTGTGCCGCAGCGTCGGCTTCGAACCCGACGTACGGTTCGAGACCACCGACCTCCTGCTCCACCAGCGCCTCGTGGAGCAGAAGCACGCCGCGGCCTTCTTGCCCGGCCTTGTCTGGAGCGGACAGCCCCCGACCATCACCCTGCACCGGCTCCCCCGCGGCCAGCGCACCCGCCGCATCTTCACCGTCGCCCGCCGCGGCCGCAGCCGGCACCCCGCCGTCCAGGCCTGCCGAGACGCCCTCCTGCACGCGGTCACCCTCAACTCCCGCCAGGCATAA
- a CDS encoding diaminopropionate ammonia-lyase, with the protein MSDNASSLPWFARPDARAWRCESAPAEVRVFHSSLPDYAPTPLTELPVLSAELGVGRVFVKDESCRLGLPAFKALGASWAVHRTLAERAASGAEHGPVTLVTATDGNHGRAVARMAHRLGQRAHVFVPQGVHPQAVAAIVAERAKVTEVLGPYDEAVRLAAEAAAAPDAVLVQDTAWPGYERIPGWIVEGYSTLCAEIDEQLEAAGVLEGPDLVSVPVGVGSLAQAVVTHYRSRPLGHAPALLSVEPEAAACVLESLTLGAPVSVTTTETTMAGLNCGTPSSIAWPHLRGGLDAAVAVADADSARAAGDLAAAGVSSGPCGAAALAGLRAALTGAGAEERRTALGLGPTSVVVLLSTEGTAANPHSSH; encoded by the coding sequence GTGTCCGACAACGCTTCCTCGCTGCCCTGGTTCGCGCGACCCGATGCCCGTGCCTGGCGGTGTGAATCCGCGCCCGCAGAGGTGCGGGTCTTCCACTCCTCGCTGCCCGACTACGCGCCCACGCCGCTGACCGAACTGCCGGTGCTGTCCGCCGAGTTGGGGGTCGGCCGGGTCTTCGTCAAGGACGAGTCATGCCGTCTGGGGCTGCCCGCGTTCAAGGCGCTGGGCGCGTCCTGGGCGGTCCACCGCACTCTTGCGGAGCGGGCGGCGAGCGGCGCAGAACACGGCCCGGTCACCCTGGTGACCGCGACCGACGGCAACCACGGACGTGCGGTGGCCCGTATGGCACACCGCCTTGGTCAGCGCGCCCACGTGTTCGTTCCCCAGGGCGTACATCCGCAGGCCGTGGCGGCCATCGTCGCCGAACGGGCGAAGGTGACCGAGGTCTTGGGGCCGTACGACGAGGCCGTACGTCTGGCTGCCGAGGCGGCTGCCGCGCCGGACGCGGTCCTGGTCCAGGACACCGCATGGCCGGGCTATGAGCGGATCCCGGGGTGGATCGTCGAGGGTTACTCCACGCTCTGCGCCGAGATCGATGAGCAGTTGGAGGCGGCGGGGGTTCTTGAAGGCCCCGATCTCGTCTCCGTACCTGTGGGCGTGGGGTCGTTGGCCCAGGCCGTGGTCACCCACTACCGCAGCCGACCCCTCGGGCATGCTCCGGCGCTGCTGTCGGTGGAGCCGGAGGCCGCGGCCTGCGTCCTGGAAAGCCTCACCCTCGGCGCACCCGTCAGTGTCACCACGACGGAGACCACCATGGCCGGGCTGAACTGCGGCACCCCGTCCAGCATCGCCTGGCCCCACCTGCGCGGCGGTCTTGACGCCGCGGTCGCCGTCGCGGACGCCGACAGTGCCCGCGCGGCCGGTGATCTGGCCGCTGCCGGTGTCTCTTCGGGTCCCTGCGGCGCCGCGGCGCTGGCCGGTCTGCGCGCGGCGCTCACCGGCGCGGGAGCCGAGGAACGCCGTACGGCCCTGGGGCTGGGGCCGACTTCGGTGGTCGTGCTGCTGAGCACCGAGGGCACGGCTGCCAATCCGCACTCCAGTCACTGA
- a CDS encoding 2-phosphosulfolactate phosphatase, giving the protein MDTPFLGIAELVEVPSVAVVVDVMRAFTVAAWAFGQGAEKIVLAESLDEALALKARHPDWVALKDGPPAPGFDMVNSPGLLRSIDLAGRTVVQKTTAGTVGALAVKEASLVLCAGFVVAEATARVLRTRECDSVTFVVTGEDGQADEDLACAQYIARRVSEAETDAAEFLRRAAESRAAVELTEGVRLGVHPDDVALCVELDRFPFAMVATLEDSLMVLRPCAVPSL; this is encoded by the coding sequence ATGGACACTCCTTTCCTTGGTATCGCCGAGTTGGTCGAAGTCCCCTCCGTGGCGGTGGTAGTTGACGTCATGCGTGCTTTTACGGTGGCTGCCTGGGCCTTTGGTCAGGGGGCGGAAAAGATCGTTCTCGCTGAGTCGCTGGACGAAGCCCTGGCGCTCAAGGCTCGCCACCCGGATTGGGTGGCGCTCAAGGACGGTCCGCCGGCGCCCGGGTTCGACATGGTCAACTCGCCGGGCCTGCTGCGGTCAATTGACCTTGCCGGACGGACCGTTGTGCAGAAGACCACGGCAGGGACGGTCGGCGCCCTCGCGGTCAAGGAGGCGTCGCTGGTGCTGTGCGCCGGATTCGTGGTGGCGGAGGCAACGGCTCGGGTCTTGCGGACGCGCGAGTGCGACAGCGTCACGTTCGTGGTCACTGGCGAGGATGGACAGGCCGATGAAGATCTGGCGTGTGCTCAGTACATCGCTCGGAGGGTCAGCGAGGCTGAGACGGATGCCGCTGAGTTCCTCCGGCGCGCCGCCGAGTCGCGCGCCGCTGTCGAGCTGACGGAGGGTGTGCGTCTAGGAGTCCATCCTGATGACGTCGCACTCTGTGTCGAGCTCGACCGGTTCCCCTTTGCCATGGTGGCGACCTTGGAGGACTCGCTCATGGTCCTCCGTCCGTGTGCCGTGCCTTCGCTCTGA